A window of the Salvelinus fontinalis isolate EN_2023a chromosome 26, ASM2944872v1, whole genome shotgun sequence genome harbors these coding sequences:
- the LOC129824260 gene encoding uncharacterized protein LOC129824260: MTDHHLKLNLGKTELLFLPGKDCPFHDLAITVDNSIVSSSQSAKNLGVILDNTLLFSTNIKAVTRSCRFMLYNIRRVRPCLTQEAAQVLIQALVISRLDYCNSLLAGLPACAIKPLQLIQNAAARLVFNFPKFSHVTPLLRSLHWLPVEARIRYKTMVLAYGAVRGTAPPYLQALIRPYTQTRALRSSTSGLLASLPLRKYSSRSAQSKLFAALAPQWWNKLPHDARSAESITTFRRHLKPHLFKEYLG, encoded by the coding sequence atgacggatcaccacctcaagctgaacctcggcaagacggagctgctcttcctcccggggaaggactgcccgttccatgatctcgccatcacggttgacaactccattgtgtcctcctcccagagtgctaagaaccttggcgtgatcctggacaacaccctgttgttctcaactaacatcaaggcggtgacccgttcctgtaggttcatgctctacaacattcgcagagtacgaccctgcctcacgcaggaagcggcgcaggtcctaatccaggcacttgtcatctcccgtctggattactgcaactcgctgttggctgggctccctgcctgtgccattaaacccctacaactcatccagaacgccgcagcccgtctggtgttcaactttcccaagttctctcacgtcaccccgctcctccgctctctccactggcttccagttgaagctcgcatccgctacaagaccatggtgcttgcctacggagctgtgaggggaacggcacctccgtaccttcaggctctgatcaggccctacacccaaacaagggcactgcgttcatccacctctggcctgctcgcctccctacctctgaggaagtacagttcccgctcagcccagtcaaaactgttcgctgctctggcaccccaatggtggaacaaactccctcacgacgccaggtcagcggagtcaatcaccaccttccggagacacctgaaaccccacctctttaaggaatacctaggatag
- the LOC129824262 gene encoding homeobox and leucine zipper protein Homez-like codes for MATHVDRNRRIGLEVNMESFQSDVTKTACEGKDAAPRSSKTPHHQITNGNSQLSFDHNATDSDGGKVRDGGVSFSTNHNSVVCLPLVSEGLKLVWTQSNQTRELDTIQELIQAFNVFPYPTSREVNALARHCALPLDKVKVWFMVQRIKYGISWASEEIEETRGKLAGPEWTNNYANEKEEIKMRKGCGEMSVEAEDKGQINNGLNSSLLHPRKRARHETPEHCKPASTIRHFSSSLPPPQDSYYYRPPVDMPATTATEASLSLSETSLGSPQQQQRGRYKKTKAQLAVLRSSFLRENWPAETELRCLQNETGLSRNDIRKWFSDSRYQLRNGRGLLRTSMVYPQLIIGEAKDEPQQLQSFPRVAHRPRDQENDIEVQRGAQGKGARSNGVKDSHFFQNFLSNSLETFGEGAVETEEDEVAEEASVHTETVKEEEVKKEEKTLQLIRGNKDPEIKQPPSAVTICSSSSPSHSTTPPPSSTVPTIKHSSTSTSTLQKSARSAKAPLTALSLSNPPPSWSPLTPAGRLRKTKEQLDILKEHFLRCQWPKSEDYTQLVELTGLPRADIIQWFGDTRYAVKNGQLRWVQGVREQFLSELATQQNGSGVTGGNDSSGIPRVMGSRKRKTQANGATATSTADFPDIKPLGVYHRLTGVLHEKDLDALCKKSRMSYQQVRDWFASQESKEIDPDTNVTD; via the coding sequence ATGGCAACACACGTTGACCGTAACAGAAGAATAGGCCTGGAGGTGAATATGGAGTCATTCCAGAGTGACGTCACAAAGACAGCGTGTGAAGGAAAGGATGCCGCTCCGCGTTCCTCCAAAACTCCACACCACCAGATAACCAATGGAAATAGCCAGCTATCCTTTGACCACAATGCAACAGACAGTGATGGAGGCAAggtcagagatggtggtgttagTTTCAGCACCAACCACAACTCTGTGGTGTGCCTGCCTTTGGTCTCTGAGGGCCTGAAGCTAGTATGGACACAGTCAAATCAGACACGTGAGCTTGACACCATCCAAGAGCTGATCCAGGCATTCAATGTGTTCCCATACCCAACATCTCGTGAGGTGAATGCCTTGGCACGGCACTGTGCCCTGCCTCTGGACAAGGTCAAGGTCTGGTTCATGGTGCAGAGAATCAAATACGGCATCAGCTGGGCCTCAGAGGAGATTGAGGAGACGCGTGGCAAGCTGGCCGGACCTGAGTGGACTAACAACTATGCaaatgagaaagaggagataaAGATGAGGAAGGGGTGTGGGGAGATGTCTGTGGAAGCAGAGGACAAAGGTCAAATAAATAATGGTCTTAACTCTTCCCTGCTCCACCCAAGAAAACGAGCCAGACATGAGACTCCAGAACACTGCAAACCAGCCTCCACCATCCGACATTTCAgttcctctctcccaccccctcagGATTCATACTACTACCGTCCTCCTGTAGACATGCCAGCAACTACCGCAACAGAGGCTTCCCTGAGCCTCTCTGAGACCTCACTTGGCTCTCCACAGCAACAACAACGCGGACGCTACAAAAAGACCAAAGCTCAGCTTGCAGTCCTTCGCAGCAGCTTCCTGCGTGAAAACTGGCCTGCAGAGACAGAGCTCCGATGCCTGCAGAATGAAACGGGCCTGAGCCGCAATGACATCCGCAAATGGTTCAGCGACAGCCGGTACCAGCTTAGAAATGGGCGCGGACTGCTTAGAACATCCATGGTCTACCCTCAGCTCATCATAGGAGAAGCAAAGGACGAGCCTCAGCAACTTCAGTCTTTTCCACGTGTAGCTCACAGGCCTCGGGATCAAGAAAATGATATTGAAGTGCAGAGAGGGGCTCAAGGGAAGGGAGCTCGCAGCAATGGTGTGAAAGATTCACATTTCTTCCAGAACTTCCTGTCAAACAGCCTGGAGACCTTTGGGGAGGGAGCAGTGGAGACGGAGGAGGATGAGGTTGCAGAGGAAGCCTCTGTTCACACTGAGACTGTTAAGGAAGAGGAGGTGAAAAAGGAAGAAAAGACCCTACAGTTGATTAGGGGCAACAAAGACCCAGAGATTAAACAACCACCATCAGCCGTTACCATCTGctcttcttcctccccctctcattctacCACCCCTCCCCCTTCGTCTACTGTCCCCACTATTAAGCATAGTTCCACTAGCACCAGCACCCTGCAGAAGTCTGCTCGCTCAGCCAAAGCCCCACTCacagccctgtctctctccaATCCTCCCCCATCCTGGTCTCCTCTTACACCTGCTGGCCGACTACGAAAGACCAAGGAACAACTGGACATACTAAAGGAGCACTTCCTGCGCTGCCAGTGGCCTAAGAGTGAGGACTACACCCAGCTGGTAGAGCTCACAGGCTTGCCCCGTGCAGACATCATCCAGTGGTTTGGGGATACGCGCTACGCTGTTAAAAATGGGCAGCTACGCTGGGTGCAGGGGGTCCGTGAGCAATTTCTGTCTGAACTAGCCACACAGCAAAATGGCAGTGGAGTCACCGGTGGAAACGATTCCAGTGGGATCCCTCGGGTTATGGGTAGCCGCAAACGTAAGACTCAAGCGAATGGCGCCACAGCAACATCCACTGCAGATTTCCCGGACATCAAGCCGCTGGGGGTTTACCATCGCTTGACAGGGGTTCTTCATGAGAAAGACCTTGATGCCCTTTGCAAAAAGTCACGAATGAGCTACCAGCAGGTGCGAGACTGGTTTGCATCTCAGGAGAGCAAGGAAATTGACCCAGACACCAATGTCACTGATTGA